The window TACCGGGTAAATTTGTATTACATCTTACGTCAGGAAATAcgaaattataaatattaattatcatCACGAGGTGTCACTCTATTCCTGTACCATATAATAATTTGACAAGGaaataaaatagatattatCTATCCTCAAAattggtgtgtgtgtgtgtgtgtgtgtgtatatatatacatatatatatatatatataaaagtttatGGGGATGTGATCTAAGCACACAACGGTCGGAGATAAATTTGAACCATTGAACATGGCTGAGGAATATGTACCGATTTTGTaagttatatataaattttagtaTTTGTTATGTATGGAATTCAATATTCCATCATCTAACACATTGTTCTTTTCATCGAAATCCTTTAATTGACATTTGGGTTAAGATTTGATATATCTTGATATTAGCATCTCATATGCACAGTCAAAATTATTTTCCAACACGTGGATGCAAGTGTGCTAAATTCTGATAGCACTATTTTGAATTAACTCTGTCTTATAAGCAATGCAAACGATGTGAAATTTATACTGTTAAGTATATATCTACGTCGGACGTACTGAGTGCATACACTGCATGTCAAAATTTGATTGGAAAATACTTACAAGTAATAGTATGTATTTTAGCatgaaataaacagcattaaaaaaaagtttgatttttagaTGCATCCTGAGAAAATATCCTCAAAACCAAGGGTACTGAAATAAAAACCTGATTAGTACTAATTTATATTTCTTCTTacaatgtttaaagtaaaaatccTTACATGGTTGAACTTGAACAAAAgtataatttttaagaaatatacatatatttatttattttttgtaacagTGAGGATGCAGATTTTGATGCACTGTTGGACAGTCTGTGCGACACTCCATTACAGTAAGTGTTATACGATGTCATAAATATACAGAACTTAGAATATCCCCTATTAAGATAGTATCATACAAAACGGACTTGAATGATTCGTTCTTTCGTGCTTATTACTTTTTTCATccttaataaaaaacattaattttgttgctgttgttgttgaaCCAGATTGATTTTAGTattgattttttctgatttcttttttttttaaattttagttcccgttattaattttttgttaaacaatattttacttctttattaaattttgtctcTTTTTTTTAAGACCTCCCTCCTTTTCTCTACCAACACCTTCCCATATGTCTGAAAAATCCACTCAAGCGGTCCCAAGGAAAGAGTCCTCTGTTTTAAAGACCCTGCTTAGAACCCCGTCCCTTCAAAATGTAAAGGATTCCTCCCTTCCTAAAAATAGGAATGCCAACAATGCCCTCACATCCTCAGGGTCTGCTGAGAACTTGCCTTCAGCATCCAAGACGAACTCAAAGAGGAATGAAGAGAACTCCATCCTCACTACTTTTAGGTAAGTCAATTTATTAGTTTATCTAAGTGTACTTTAATACGTTCTGCTATACACCCTGATGCTATTTTATAGACAACATTTAAAAGGGTTATAGGGCGCCAATTTTTCAAATACTGTTTAGGTTTCCCTGCTTTTGGTATACAAGTAATTATACCAAGTTTATTTTGGACTGAGAATTGACCTATTTCATAAGAATTATTATTAGCTCTAGTCACAAAAACACCAATGTCTTTCCAAAAAAACTTAAAGAATTCACAGGTGAAACCATCTGGGCCGGGACTTTTGtcattcttcattttttttagaaaattatagACTTCAGTATTATTTATTGGTCCCTCTAAACTATCAGATTCTTCTTTTGTTAACTTTGttacattaaatttgtttaattttagttgaaaatCCTCTGTATAAATAGTCTCTCTTTTTCTATaaagattttcataaaacattttaatttcatttagaaTTTTGAATTGGTCGGTAATAATTGACCCGTCATCTTTTTGTATTCTTGGAATTTGTTTGCTAATATAGTTTCTCGACTCTAGACTCAAAAAATACTTGGTGGGCTTTTCTCCTTCTTCAATCCATTTAGCTTTGGATCTTGTACATTGTCCTTTTAATATACCACACCTAATTTGCTCTAATTCATTCTGTTTCTCATTAAGTTTGGCAATTGTGTTTAGCATTAAGTTTTGCTCAATTTCAGTTATttctttttccaattttaattttctttgattttgttttttctttttgtaactaGCATAAGAAATTGTTTTGCCTCTAATTTCCATAAGTAATGTGTCAAGAAATAATTGATCATTAATTGAAAGGCAGAGATCTTCATTTCTAATTGTactgatattttctttattataaaCATGGCATGAGTATTGACATATTATGTTATTtagtaattttttaatgatattgatGTAATCTTTATCGGTTAGGAGtgaattattaaatttccaaaaaccCTTCccttttataaattcatttaatttgcaTTGGAATAAGACTGGGGAATGATCAGAACGATAACTGTTTTCATGTTTAATACATGGTGACATAGTTTGTAATGATTCTGAAATTAGGAAGAAGTCAAGCCTAGCCTGCTtaatagggtttttttttcctccaAGTTTATCTTTTCAGAAAAGGACATTGTTCTCGGAAGACATCTTTAAGGTTGAATGTGTCAATTAGCTTTAAAACTTCAGTTCTGGCTTTAGGATTATTgagatttttataattcatagaATCAAGATCTTTATCTAATATAAGATTGAAATCCCCTCCTAAAATAATGTGCTGTGAGGTATAGATGTCTCTAATTTTGCTTTTCAattctgaataaaattgttGTCTGTCATTGTTTGGACCgtatatatttataagtatGAATGGAATATCTTCAATTTCTACATCTAGTATCAAGTAGTTTCAGGAGTCATCTTGAATTACATTTAAGGACTTAAATTCACAATTATTATTAACCAGAGTAGCAACTCCTCTAGCATTTGATTTAAAGGAACTAAAAAATACTTCATACCCccattgtgttttaattatattttcatccTCTTTTGTAAAATGGGTATCTTGtaacatgtaaatattacagTTCTTTGATTTAAGATTGTTAAAAACATCCTTTCGCTTATTTATATCCCCCAGGCCTTGACAATTTAATGTAAGAACTTTAAGAAggttttcaattgttttttcatCCATGATTAGTAAAAAGTGATGCAGATAAATAGTGTACCCCCAAAAATAAGAGAGCAGAAAACCAAACTATTCTTATAAAAGGTGtataaaaaaatgaaggaaTTGATGCATGCCAAAAAAGAAGCATGGAAAAGTAAGGTTCTGAATTTGCGAGAGCAGAATATACCAAAAATAATATGTTGCTCTAAATGGAAAAAATAGTTCATCATTACGAGTTTAATATTTTCCGATCGTGATGAAGGAGTCATCCATAGTCTTTACCAttgtataaaagatattgagatGCGTTTTCGGAGCAGTTCAATCATAGATATAGACgactaaaaaatcaaaatacatgtgtCTTAAACTGCAACAAAACATTAAGGGATAATGAGTCacttaaagagaaaaaaatatgacataatAGACTATAAAATCTGCTTCACCCTGTGTTATGTGGATAAATAATCTTTCCGttgtttagtaaaaaaaaataaacaacaaaagaaaaaaaaagtaaccgttaaacatgttaaacttACATACACGTGGGAAAACATTCCAACACTAACTCACAGTCGGAAAGTAACATAGTAATTTAAAAGGTAGAACCAGATCCGTATTACATGCGTTCTGGTTAGATAAACTTTTACAGAAAAATGGCtgaaattttaagttaaaaatcttGACTAAAGGGTATCCATTAACCGAACGAGTTTTCAACCATAGAGTCAATTacatgtttttggtttttttttttacaaaagccATTGTATAATGATAGACATGCAAGTTTACAAAAAGGGGGGAAAagagaatatatatagtaatgaTAATACGTTAAATATatacaaggttttttttaatgaaaaacaaatggtAATTTTTACCATAATTACCTTTAAAAGATAAGGCATAATTGTGGGGTACTCAGTGGGAAGTTCTAATACAAAAGTTTGAACTTGCATAAACAATAATCACGAACGCACAAGACTCGACTGGTGAGTTCACGAAATAACAGGTACCTGCATGTTCTTTACGGCACTCATACCTGCATCGTTAATGTGGGTGAATCTTCGAGGACCGATCTTACTACCGTACCAGCGCGAGACCACAACCAGCGCGTTAGTCACTTCGTTGTCAATCAGGGTTTTCAGTAGCGCTCGTCCCGCTCCAAATTCGCCATCATCATCAGAACCCTCATGAGTGGAACCGTCTGGGCTGGTAAATCGGTACGCATATATGTTATGGCTCGCACTTGAAATGGTATTGATGCGCATCACTTCCACAATAGATTTCCTGACCTGCTTAAAAGACTCGACAGATACTGCATGGCTAATAAACCGCTTTCCATTGTCCTCGACAGACTTCCCAGGGTTTACCGTTATGTTGACCTCGTCGTCGGTAATGATCTCATCGGCAGTAGGTCGTGAACCGAGTTTGTCTCTATAGACAGAGTTGCTCTGTGTGAATATGAGTTTCGTTCCATTCATCTTAGTTTCTATGcctttttcagtatattttttctgAACTTCAAAAAGTTGTTTCCTTTTCTCTCTTACTTCTTCTGGTTGCTGCTGTGCAAATCGGAATGGTGATTTCTTTGCTTTGAGCACCTTGACCCCACTCATTACCAGATCCTTGTGGTTTCGGTAGGCGAATTGTATGCAGACTGGTCTCGGGTATTTCCTACGTTTGTCAAATTCACCCATACGGaacattttcacaactttaagaCACGGAATGTTTTATTCTTCACTTTTTTTGCCAGTCCACAAAAACACTTTTAACTGCTCACTATCACTGTAGCTGCGTATCACATAATTCTCTTAAATAGCTAGAGACACAGTTTTTTGGTATAATTCTTAAGCTCTCCGAAAAAACGTCTGTCTACATCTCGAGCATGCGCAATGAAATCGCATGACATTTCAATTaacttttcttattttaaactCAAACAAACTGGGTATTATCAGTCAAACTTTATGTGCAGAGTAACTCATTGTAAAAGAGGTCAAGTGTGTGTTTCAGTCTATGTTTAGATATGATAAGATAGAGGTGGTGCAGATTTAGGttataacacatttttataagatGTACAAATTTGTTTCATTGCAGCACGAATAAAATGGACTGAGGCTGAACTGGAGGAGGTTAAAGAATATTTCAGAGAATGTCTTAACACACACACCACTCCAGGAAGAATAACTTGTAATATGGCAATAGAGAAAATCAGGGCTAATGGAGGTTCCATTCAGTATCGGCCATGGGAAACTTTAAAGAAGAAAGTGTGGAATCTGATccaaaaacaacaataaaaccCATTTTGAAGTTTTTGCATCAAATGTTTGTTATGTAACGATGTTTGTATTGTTCTTTTCCTTTGCTCTTCTTTCTAGTTTGAGACAAAATTTTCATCATCATTTACTTGTCACTGAACTTGTCAttggtaatttcttttattgtttgaaacaCATGTATTGTATCTGTTTAGTAGGATGTaatcagtttgaaaattttatcgTACGAAAGTACACATATTCATTTACCTGGACATTTGATGAGAATTTCCTTTGATCAAGTCAAATTATTGCAAGATTGCAATTTATTTAGCAGTATGGt is drawn from Crassostrea angulata isolate pt1a10 chromosome 5, ASM2561291v2, whole genome shotgun sequence and contains these coding sequences:
- the LOC128183835 gene encoding uncharacterized protein LOC128183835, yielding MDYNSTRIGHLSKSSWLPISLNWITTQQQLDTCPNPLGYLSMEYNSTRIGHLSKSSWLPISLNWNTTQQELDTCPNFLGYLSFFTEIQPNRYLEHLSVFVKMFRMGEFDKRRKYPRPVCIQFAYRNHKDLVMSGVKVLKAKKSPFRFAQQQPEEVREKRKQLFEVQKKYTEKGIETKMNGTKLIFTQSNSVYRDKLGSRPTADEIITDDEVNITVNPGKSVEDNGKRFISHAVSVESFKQVRKSIVEVMRINTISSASHNIYAYRFTSPDGSTHEGSDDDGEFGAGRALLKTLIDNEVTNALVVVSRWYGSKIGPRRFTHINDAGMSAVKNMQVPVIS